The segment TAAGAGAAGGAAATcggggaaaagggtctgatatacttctcaactttatcatttagagctgatataccccttgttatgaaagtggctcatatatatccctacttgtaaacaaatggctcacatatacccttttcctctaacggaaatgaaaaaaaaaattaatctaaatttttattatatttttctaaaaaatataattccatatgagtaaatttaatcctcgtcaaacatattttttttgacttttttttatttcaatgactaatttataattattattttgataatcaaatttatttatgtttcactaatattcttgtaaaacttattgtagatgaccaaattttttcttcgaatacgaaattaaattacaatacacacaaaaaaaataatttgatttttttctctttaaactaaggaatgaaagaaaaaaacaaaataagaataagaaattcaaataattataataaaagaagtcaaaaaaaattaaatataccatgaactttgatagaagaatcatatattacccctaaataaattttcttaaaaaaattagaagtaataaatataaatttaaaactaattttttaacttccgttaaatgaagggtatatgtgagccattttgtaacggcaggggtatatgtgagccgtttgtataacggtaagggcatatatgagtcacttttataacgaggggtatatcagctctaaatgacaaaattgaggggtatatcaaaccttttttcccttaaattaaagtaacttaataactatgtttatatttattattttcttaatgagTGTGAAAAAATGAAGGCACAGTTAAAgctaagatatatatatatatatatattttatatattggtAAGGGAGGGAATTAAATCAATGCATACATTAGCATGTTTGAAAGCCTAATTGTCActtactttttttatatataaaagatgTCTTTTCTGTTATACTTGTGaaagatatttttgtaaaaataatttttttttaaaaaatatacatattatttttaatacatcgaacttaacaatgcataaaaataatctcttaatataaatataactaatacaaatattaataatgatGCATTACTATACACTCTATTTTACGATATTCTTATAAATCCtatcaaacaattttcatttttatctaGATCAGTAGTCACACCTAAAGAAATTACATGATAATAACATTAGATATGATATGGGTTGGCACAAATCTATTGTAGCTTTGCAAATTGGATTCATATGATATAAATACtgttaataattaaatataaggtataaaatttcacattttcGAATATCCAAAAAATTGTAGTAATAAATACTCTatccaatataattttttaaaaaaattaaaataaaatccaaaaattcaattttttttggaaaagggaaacttacatagaTGCATTGTAATAAGAAAACATTTACCATATACAgtaataataattcttttccttggACAGTTATAATATatctataatataattttaatacatacttacgtaaaatattttattaaacacacataatataaatttttatattgattgataatacatttatcacacttTAAATACACTGTTGAgcataatgtattttaaaacaCTTATAATACATCTATATTACAtgcataattcacttttaatacatagtGCATATGAATCATAATATTACATATATTacgataaataataataaataaacgtatcattaaaatcaataattatttactaaaaaGTACTCACCCAAAGAATTTTCCCTATTAAAAAAGTTCGTATTTCTATTTGGATTTTGGGTTGACCCAAATCCTCAAAATGTGCCCAAACCTGCAAATAATGAATAGAACTTAAATAAGGGTCCTAAAAGTGGCTATCTTGTGACATTTCTACTCCAGTAATGGACCATAATTAACTGGGCTTTCACTAACCGATCCGAAATTAAAACGGGTTATGGATCCTCCGCTAAAACCTCTAAAATCAGGGTTTTACACTCTTTAGTATTCTTCtccattttctctttctctcctcTTTCCCGTTTCTCCGGTAATCCCAAAATGACCAAATTCAGGAAATTGAATCGTCCGACGGGACATCGGATGTCCATGCTCAGGTTCCTcttttcttcataattactcgcCTCTATGTACTCTTTGTGTTTCTTCGATAAGTTTATATGATTTCGAATGTGTTTGTTGTAGGACAATGGTGTCACAATTAGTGAAGCACGAGCGGATTGAAACCACCGTTGCTAAGGTAATTGCGGCTTTGATTACTTACATTTGCAGTTTCTTAATTACGGATTTGTATTGTGTTGTTTTTTTCTGCAAAGATCTGTGTTTGCTATTGTTTGATTAGCTAGTTAAGTCATAAGGAATGTATTGTATGCATATTGGAAGGAATTTGTAAAGATGTCACAGGTCGCAGggatttattttttgttagatttCATTGATAATACACCAATATAGTGTAGCTAGtataaaagaactaaattgtGTACTACGTACATTAGGCCACACAAATGGGCATTTCCGTAACTGTTCCTTTCTCCGTATTTCCAGGGAGCACAGTTTGTAAGTTTCCGCCACGGTGTTAGTGAGTACCAATTGGATGTCGAAAAACTCATATATCAACAACTATGATTATGATGGATAATGTCGGTTGTTAGGGGCGGAGATTGTTGTTTGATTGCTAGCTTTGGACTAGGTATTCATGATCTAATGTTTAATCATTTGATGTAGCTAATTCCTTTCTTCTGTTcgaaaaagttacactttgttaGTCTTTTAAACCTTCTAAGTGTATTAGCCACTGGCTCTCTGTGGAAATAAATATGGATGGGAATTTTAGCTACGGTTCATATTGATAGTTATAGAATCAAAAACATCCACTTTTAAGGCTGGGTTCTCAATCTTCTTTTTAATGTTTAAGAAATCTGTTTGGGGACAATCCTTGAGTCTACTGCAGTATTCGGAACTTGGGGATGACTGGCCTGATCTTCTACTCCTATCCACTGTTATATACACAATTGAGCTAagaagttagttagttagttgcAAATGATTAGGCTAATCAAGGGCAGTTTACTGAATTCTTAGTCACTTCCGAAATTCTGTTAGTTTGTTAGAAAGTTAGAATCCTTCTGGGAAAAGGATAAAAGGATTCCTCTGTATAAATGTTGAAGGCGTGATTGCAATAATATTCTCTCTTCTCTGAATTCCCTCTTCAATTATATCTGGAGTTTTATCTCCTGCAGTTGTTGTTCATTGATCATAGAGACCTGCAGAGCTGTGCTTCTGAATTTAGCACGCACCATCCACTTAAACCAATCTTAGTTCACATGGCTTGAACCTGTGACCTAAGTCACAAGTCCCTCAACCTTTGCCACTTGAACTAAGCCCAGGGGCATGTATGGGTTCTCTATCTTGCATTCCCCTTTCTGTATATTGGAATGCCTTTGTGGAGTATTCCGGTAGCCCTTCCTGTATCACCTTTTGGGATCTCGTGCTTTCTTTACTTGTGTATTTTCTTCAGTTTCCCAGAATTGGTGGTGGAGAAAATTGAGGGTCTGTTGcattattttctttgtaaagGGATTCATAACATATGGAAAGACCATTTGTAAGTTGTGATTTGGTTCTGCGGTTCGGATCTTGGTGTCTATTAGTCTTTTTCTTATTAGCAAAAAGGTTGTTATGTTAATTGTTATGATCAAAATCAAGGATATTTGCTCTTCATTAGATGTTTAGGATGCAAGATATGTGAATAGACTACTTCACTTCAATCCTTGATTTGGTGTTTATGAATGTGTTTGGTTTTCGGAGGGTCTCATAGGAGATATTCCTTTTTCTGGTATTTGCTGTGTTATCCATAGCATCACAGGTTTTTGTTACTCCGGTCTTTTTGTTGGGAAAGTGAATGTTCCTAAAATGAATGATTTGCTATGATTGTCCTCCATGGTACACTTCACGCTTGGCATAAGCTATATACATTGAATGAGGTATCAGTCTTAAATGGTCTATATGTGCGTACATAGCAGGAGTCCGATACATACATGTCGTGGATTGCCCTTCTGCTAGGGCATTGTTGTGGCTATTTATAACGATGAGACAAGTTTGTGTCATAGTTTGAGTGAGTTCTGTACTTCTTTTTACTTTTGTGGTATCATAAAACTATAGAAGGTAATGTTTGTGGATATGTTTTATGCTTGAAACTCTAATTTATTTGGCTTGATTGGATTGATAGTGTGTTTTAGGACAAAGATATGGTGTCAGCATTAGCATGTTTAGGAGATAGTGGAATCAACTATAGTTAAAGGTGGTCACTGACTACTTACTCCTTTATGGTTTTCATCTACATTTTAAGACTGTATATCCACTtctgatttttcaaatatttccttatagaaaaacaaaattattctcTTATATGAGATTCTCAAACATCTTCAGCATGATAATTTTGATTGCTTCTTAATACAGCATTAAATGATCTCGAGAGGATTGATTTTTGTTATTGCATGTGACTCCTTGTTTGAGTTTTCCTATGTTCCTTGTTTACTTGCGAGAATCTTGTCCCAATGTTATCAAAACTGAAAAGCATAAAGAAAAAAGGTCTCTTGGGATCTTTAAGCTCAAACCATAAATAACATGCAAGGTCAACTGAAGAAAGGCACAAATAATAACTATAGACACAAATCATAGTATGCaatcaaaagaattaaaaaatctaCAGTAGAAGTGAATATTTATCGTTTATGCTACCATTTTAAGAGGAAGTCAGTAGGCCATGAAACACACAGCTTACCTATAATGAGCGAACTTAAGGAATTAAATCCTTCTGAAGTTTAATGCTTCCTTGAAGTATATCTTGGTTTATTCATACATTAGGGGTGTGTTTGTTATGAAGGAAAACATACTGTATaaaagtttttcaaattttccttgTTCGGTTGgtaaaatttaaggaaaatattttctctaggAAAGTAAACGAGAAAAATGATTTCCTTAATAGAAGTAGGGAAAACAAGTATACAAATGGCATTCCACATTGTTTGTCCTTCCTAACCACCTCGTCTTCACCCCCATCCCCACCATCCTTTTCCATGGAAACATTTTCTTTCGTACCGAACACACCTTAATTTTTTTCTCGGAAGtaacaaaaacatattaaaagcATTTGGAATTTCATTTTGGCAAGCTGCTTCACTGTGTGTTTGGGatgatttatttatctttttttcttataatgaaTGCAGGCAAAGGAAGTCAGAAGGTTGGCCGACAATATGGTTCAGTTTGGAAAGGAGGTACAAACATAGATAGAAGATTGAAActttttaagtatatttatttataaatgatatCTGAAGTTTTTTGGTATGTAAAGAATGCTAATATGTCGTTTAAGTCTCTAGAATGTCAATATGTTGTTTTGGTTTGATTCATCCTTGAAATGCATATCATGACTTCGTTGGAAAgtgaaatagaaaaatatactGCAAGAAAATGTCAATCAATCAGTAATGTCTGTGTACatagttttttatttgatagaTTCTTTATCTAAAATTCTATCACGACCTTCTACTGGAAGTTGTTTAACGATGTCATTTGTTCTATGAAATTAATAGTCGAGCTTTCACAGCTAGTTTTAGAGAGAAAATTTGCCTTCTCTATGATTTTGAGTCTGCAGTATCTTCTGGCAGAAGCTGTAGACATTTTTTCTTCGTCAGAAACCGTTTAGTGTGAGGGATCTAGAGTAGAGCTGATTTACTGAGTAATTTAAGCTACTTGTGGAAAAATGGAAGGTAAATTGGTTGTATTTTTTCACGTTGATGATGAGGTAGCAAGGTAGCCATCTCTGTCCCTCACTGGTGGGTGCCATGGTTTATGGTGGGAGTTGCAAGCTTGATTATAATGTCAAGAGATGATGCAGATAGAAAGCTGGCAATTTTGGAGTATTGCTTGGTCCTTTAATTTCATTAGTAGGCTGGGTCAGTAGATTTGATCTCAGATTGGTGGTGAGATCTTGAAGAGAGTGACCCGAATTAAGGTGTCCAAGTAAGGCTATGCCTTGCTGTCCCAAGTTTAGTAACTAGTACTTGTAACCGAAGTGAGTGCAATAACGTGGTGGGATTTTATGCATTTCAAAGGAGATGCCTTGCTGATTCTCAGGTTTCCCTCAAGGTAGAAACTGAGCAAGCTTTGTAGAAAGGAAGTGGGCATGTTGTCTTTTTTGCTGCTTGGTTGATACCCTTCAGCACAGGGTGCACGGGATTGAGAATAAGAAAACAGGGGATCATAAATTAACCTAATGTGGGCCCCCCTCGATCTTTTGGGCATTGGACTTTGTTAACAGGATGGGATATATGTGCAGAGGCTTTTTGAATGTGGACCTATTCCTACTGATATATTAAATTCTTAGCGGAAGATGGTGGCAGTGTTTCGAGTCATGTAGGGCAAGAGATGGAGAGTTCTGCTGTAAGGTTGATTTCCATTGAAGAAAATTCTGTTTTGTCCCAAATACTTCAGTATTTTTCCAGAAGATTTAGTTCGAATCAGGACAAATGGAAACTTAAGTTTTGGGGTTTGCAGTTTGCTCAATGGTTTTATGAAATTGTCTTAACCAGTTTATGTAAGATGCAGATTACCAAGTGTTTTCACGAAGCTTCTATGAGAGGAAGTGGTGTTCATTGCCACCGACTTTTCCATGGCAATGAACACCACTTCCTCTGGTTAAAGCTTCATGTGCTTACTGGTAATTTACACCTTACGTAAACTGGTTAAGTAAGATAAGTAGATTTTTGTCCAAGTGTAGAAAATGGGAGTACAATAGAATTAATGAGGAAGATAGGGAAGTTATCCCAAAATATGAGGAAGACAAGGGAGAAAAGGACAGTACCAGGGAATTCTTGTCCAAAATGCCAATCTTAAAAAGTAGTCAACCAAAGGAGATGTTACTAATGAGAACAATTAGTGTACACAAAAGCATAATGGTGTTCACCATGGTCCAGTAGTAACATGTAATGGGTAGGAAGTTTCTTTATTTGGTTTTGATTTGAGAGCGTATATCACAAGGCTGGAATTTAAGAAATGGGTGAAACATTGTATCCCTTTAGGCAGTGTTATCAAAGGGGCGCTTAAGCCGTGAAGCGAGGCTCAAAACGTGTTGAGCGCTTCGCCTCGCTTTATGTGCGCTTCAATGTCGTCATCAAGGTTCTAAGGCAAGGTTTCCTTGTCAATGAGCCTCTTATGAAGAAGTGACACTAAATAATTCATGTTTCgctttatcataattttttttcaatttctttggtcatatataattatcattCTTGGACCAAGCATATATTTAGTTTACTTTTCTCCCTTTgcgcctttttcattaaagcccaCGCTTTATTTGCACTTTAAGCCCCTACGAACCTTAGAGCTTTTTTGCGCTTttcgcctttgataacactgcaGTCTTAGGTTTGTTCAACTTGGATATATTACTTTTACTCTAACAAGGATTGTCTTAACGTTGAATACTATATAACTGAAAGGATTATTAGGATCACTTTCTTGGTTGTAGACTTGTATTAGTGTTGTTGGTTGGAGCTTAAGCTGATTGACCTTGGTGTTGTTGGTTTCTTTTGTGACTCGAGTTAGAAAATACTCTTGAGGTTAATCTAACTTTTTTCTCATGTTTCTTGTTTCAAAATCTCGCTTCAATGACAACTAAAAACAGAATATCTTTGTGCATTTCTCATCTGAAAAAACAGTAAGATGGAATCTAAAGTGCACGTCACTAGTTCTAATATTTCCGCAAACAAAAGCTTGATATTTAAATGGAGAAGGGTAGCAGGTTCATTATCCACTAAGTTTTGAACTGTGTAGCTTCAGGGATTTTTCGGTTATCAAAACATAGTTATTATATACGTAcgtacataataataataagagtaGCATAAATTATAACTTTTCTGATAAATACTGGCAGTTATTTGCTCTGTTTTCTCTCATTTGTTCTCTGAGCATTGTCCTCTTTCAGGagtttgtttatattttggCACTTTTTGAACTATTTCAGGGAACTCTATGTGCTGCAAGACAGGCAGCTGCCTTTGTGCGTGGGGATGATGTCATTCATAAGCTCTTTACTGAATTGGCTTACAGATACAAGTGAACCCCAGACCATCAACTTTCTACTCTACTTCttttaaatattgatttgtAGTTGTAAATATCTTTAAATTCATATGTTACAGAGATAGAGCTGGTGGATACACGAGAATGCTCCGAACTCGCATTCGAGTAGGTGATGCTGCACCAATGGCCTATATAGAGTAAGATTTTCACTTTAACAGATGCATAATCTTTGCTAGAAGATACTTAGAAATGGCTTCCAGATGATTTCGGTACTATTAACACAAAAAAGAATATGCTTGTTCAAAAGACCGTGAAGGGATGGCTATAATAGGCCGATCTCTGACCAgttttatgttgttttgacAGGTTTATTGATAGAGAAAATGAACTTAGACAATCCAAACCACCAAATCCTCAACCCCCACAGAGACCAGCCATGGATCCCTGGACAAGATCTCGGCTTAGCCGGCAGTTTGCACCTCCTAAGGAGGAGAAAATCTCTGACTCTGATAGTTAGTATGAGTTTTTTCTTGGAAGTGCATTCTAGATGAATTTTGTCTTTTCAAATCATAATGATATGTCTGTGTTCTACATGATTGGAGGCCTACATGTAGCAGTGTAGTGAAAATAATGTTTCATTCAATAGTACTAGGCATGGTGGGTGGTAAATTGAACTGGTTTTAAGCTTGTGTGTTTTCCACCCTGCCTTTTTCTCTAGTTGATCAATACATATGAATCGTCCAGAAGCTTCTTGACTCGTGTTTTAAGAACCCCACGCGCCACCCTGCGGTGCATAAATATGCTATTGTTGCAGTCGAGTCGGTATTCTCTCTTTGAGGCTTGTACCATGCTCCTTGATAACCTTTCTACATGGTTGATAGAGGAGAGCTTTGTGTGGGAAATCTGTGTATGAAGTATATGTGggatgattatttatttttattcatctcAATGTAATCCTTCTCTAGTAAA is part of the Solanum pennellii chromosome 8, SPENNV200 genome and harbors:
- the LOC107026981 gene encoding uncharacterized protein LOC107026981 is translated as MTKFRKLNRPTGHRMSMLRTMVSQLVKHERIETTVAKAKEVRRLADNMVQFGKEGTLCAARQAAAFVRGDDVIHKLFTELAYRYKDRAGGYTRMLRTRIRVGDAAPMAYIEFIDRENELRQSKPPNPQPPQRPAMDPWTRSRLSRQFAPPKEEKISDSDS